In a single window of the Pseudomonas sp. B21-015 genome:
- the galU gene encoding UTP--glucose-1-phosphate uridylyltransferase GalU — translation MIKKCLFPAAGYGTRFLPATKAMPKEMLPVVNKPLIQYGVEEALDAGLTEISIVTGRGKRALEDHFDISYELENQIKGTDKEKYLVGIRKLLDECSFSYTRQTEMKGLGHAILTGRPLIGDEPFAVVLADDLCVNLEGDGVLTQMVKLYKQYRCTIVAIQEVDPSETNKYGVIAGDLIGDDLYRVRNMVEKPAPEDAPSNLAIIGRYILTPDIFKLIEETEPGKGGEIQITDALMKQAKDGCVIAYKFKGKRFDCGGAEGYIEATNFCFENFYKTGKAY, via the coding sequence ATGATCAAGAAATGCTTGTTCCCAGCAGCCGGTTACGGTACTCGCTTCCTGCCAGCGACTAAAGCCATGCCCAAAGAAATGCTGCCGGTGGTAAACAAGCCACTGATCCAGTACGGCGTCGAAGAAGCACTGGACGCTGGGTTGACCGAAATCTCCATCGTTACCGGTCGCGGCAAGCGCGCCCTGGAAGACCACTTCGACATCAGCTACGAGCTGGAAAACCAGATCAAGGGCACCGACAAGGAAAAATACCTGGTCGGCATCCGTAAACTGCTCGACGAGTGCTCGTTCTCCTACACTCGCCAGACCGAAATGAAAGGCCTGGGCCACGCGATCCTGACCGGTCGTCCACTGATCGGCGACGAACCCTTCGCCGTGGTGCTGGCGGACGACTTGTGCGTCAACCTGGAAGGCGACGGCGTACTGACCCAGATGGTCAAGCTGTACAAGCAGTACCGCTGCACCATCGTGGCGATTCAGGAAGTTGACCCATCAGAAACCAACAAGTACGGCGTGATCGCCGGCGACCTGATTGGTGATGACCTGTACCGCGTACGCAACATGGTTGAGAAGCCTGCCCCTGAAGATGCGCCGTCGAACCTGGCAATCATTGGCCGTTACATCCTGACACCGGATATCTTCAAGCTGATCGAAGAAACCGAGCCAGGCAAAGGCGGCGAAATCCAGATTACTGACGCCCTGATGAAGCAAGCCAAAGACGGTTGCGTGATTGCCTACAAGTTCAAAGGCAAGCGTTTTGACTGCGGTGGCGCTGAAGGCTACATCGAGGCAACCAACTTCTGCTTCGAGAACTTCTACAAGACGGGTAAGGCTTACTGA